A window of Pedobacter lusitanus contains these coding sequences:
- a CDS encoding helix-turn-helix domain-containing protein, whose amino-acid sequence MREVIHQYGVELDWVADIAPKLGGYTEGNYIIVPGEDRPGTRFILPVNENITVFVINVSYNEDVIYKLRNTRDDFVGVYFNLTEGDAVHVLDDVSRLAGRWGCNLAVFDASLEGEYIVKAGCTTFKLAIFIKKTALKAYFSKNEHYAQVLDSVFDPAQNTIVKFDRMSSRAWWLMNELRNTRATGPLYEVMVTGTVYGLLSDYLDQTINQEIIIEQVVAEDVAAIINSQAYLIEHIAAPFAGISRLAADANMSETKYKKLFKKITGAAPHTFFLTSKLAYAREILETGDYTIGEIAAQFNFTDSSHLIEQFRTAYGTTPKEYLTRL is encoded by the coding sequence ATGAGAGAAGTAATTCATCAATATGGTGTTGAGCTGGATTGGGTTGCAGATATAGCGCCTAAACTAGGTGGTTATACCGAAGGAAATTATATTATTGTGCCTGGCGAAGACAGACCCGGAACACGTTTTATTCTTCCGGTTAATGAAAATATAACGGTATTTGTGATTAATGTGAGTTACAATGAAGACGTTATTTATAAGCTAAGGAATACACGGGATGATTTTGTCGGAGTTTATTTTAATCTGACCGAAGGTGATGCGGTACATGTTCTGGATGATGTTTCAAGACTGGCCGGCCGATGGGGTTGTAATCTTGCTGTATTTGATGCAAGCCTGGAAGGTGAATATATTGTTAAAGCGGGTTGTACCACATTCAAGCTGGCTATTTTTATCAAAAAAACTGCGCTGAAAGCATATTTTTCTAAAAATGAACATTATGCTCAGGTGCTGGACTCAGTTTTTGATCCGGCACAAAATACGATTGTCAAATTTGACAGAATGAGCAGCCGGGCATGGTGGCTGATGAATGAATTGAGAAATACCAGGGCTACCGGGCCATTGTATGAGGTTATGGTAACGGGCACCGTATATGGTTTACTGAGCGACTACCTGGATCAGACCATAAACCAGGAAATTATAATTGAACAGGTAGTTGCTGAAGATGTTGCTGCTATTATTAATTCTCAGGCCTATCTTATTGAGCATATTGCAGCACCTTTTGCCGGAATCTCCAGGCTGGCTGCAGATGCGAATATGTCTGAGACTAAATATAAAAAGCTATTTAAAAAGATTACCGGGGCTGCTCCTCATACTTTCTTTTTAACCAGCAAACTTGCTTATGCCAGGGAAATACTCGAAACCGGGGATTATACCATTGGTGAGATCGCCGCGCAATTCAATTTCACAGATTCATCCCATTTAATTGAACAGTTCAGAACTGCCTATGGCACTACGCCTAAGGAATATTTAACACGCTTATAA